One window of Spirochaetota bacterium genomic DNA carries:
- a CDS encoding SPASM domain-containing protein: protein EKEGSFTKNFKPLSERKSIKTCPMPFFQMVIHSDLKVSICCNDYAQRLVVGDLRNQRPVEIWNGLKWNLIRSSILLYGYKSISACGTCYTPEYAYEEDNLDELSFQTYLSRIET, encoded by the coding sequence CAGAAAAAGAAGGGAGTTTCACAAAAAACTTTAAACCACTCTCTGAGCGCAAGTCTATTAAAACTTGTCCTATGCCTTTCTTTCAAATGGTCATACATTCAGACTTAAAGGTGAGTATTTGTTGTAATGACTATGCACAAAGGCTCGTAGTAGGAGACTTAAGGAATCAACGACCGGTTGAAATATGGAACGGGCTTAAGTGGAACTTGATAAGGTCTTCTATTTTACTCTATGGATACAAGTCTATCTCCGCTTGTGGAACTTGTTATACGCCCGAATATGCTTACGAAGAGGATAATCTTGATGAGCTGAGTTTTCAGACATATCTATCAAGAATAGAAACATGA
- a CDS encoding ATP-grasp domain-containing protein, protein MKILISPAGGGTIAGVVDYFRKKGYSPIGIDSNKHATGAPLFDKFFTVPKVSEPDYEEYVGRIIAKEDVDFYISWLEPEILFWNEKFLSQGLKWRTIFLMNFRKDLQSLQDKYLLYNKLKTLGIELPKTSKLTNYMHYQDSVDYPIVIKPRLSSGGKGLIIAEDYQDINCVVERLKRKKIELDDFIIQNYIQGDEYSVDFFAIKGKVLNMVVRRRIAHSGFSTVGEVVESSVLENLVSTIASKLALEGLYNIQFIQRNDTFYPTDLNCRPSGTIILSIMSGVDLLQNFIEWKTGQQITIFGKPKHLKMYRLYKEIFVYD, encoded by the coding sequence ATGAAAATATTAATATCACCCGCTGGTGGAGGTACTATAGCGGGTGTGGTTGATTACTTCAGGAAAAAAGGCTACTCGCCTATAGGCATTGACTCAAACAAACATGCTACAGGAGCTCCATTGTTTGATAAATTTTTTACAGTGCCAAAGGTTAGCGAACCGGACTACGAGGAATATGTAGGTAGAATAATAGCAAAAGAAGATGTAGATTTTTACATATCTTGGCTTGAGCCGGAGATATTATTCTGGAATGAAAAATTTCTCAGTCAAGGTTTAAAGTGGAGGACCATATTTCTTATGAACTTCCGAAAGGATTTACAAAGCCTACAAGATAAGTACCTTTTATATAATAAACTGAAAACTCTGGGAATAGAGCTTCCCAAAACATCAAAACTTACAAACTATATGCACTATCAAGATAGTGTTGATTATCCTATTGTTATAAAACCTCGTTTATCTAGCGGAGGCAAAGGACTCATAATAGCGGAAGATTATCAGGATATAAATTGTGTGGTAGAAAGGTTAAAGAGAAAAAAAATAGAGTTGGATGACTTTATAATACAAAATTATATACAAGGTGACGAATATTCTGTTGATTTCTTCGCCATAAAAGGTAAAGTATTAAACATGGTAGTAAGACGCAGAATAGCTCATAGTGGATTTAGCACGGTCGGAGAAGTGGTTGAATCAAGTGTATTGGAGAATCTTGTGTCTACAATTGCAAGTAAACTTGCGTTAGAGGGTCTATACAATATTCAGTTTATACAAAGGAATGACACATTTTATCCAACAGACCTTAACTGTAGACCGAGTGGAACTATAATACTTTCAATAATGAGTGGAGTTGATCTATTGCAAAACTTTATAGAGTGGAAAACAGGACAACAAATTACAATATTTGGCAAACCAAAACATCTGAAAATGTACAGATTATACAAAGAGATATTTGTGTATGATTAA
- a CDS encoding HAD hydrolase-like protein, which translates to MIKHRAIFYDLDNTLYPQILDVRQRVSACAQKFFPENSNEVENFWLKEWQNNEPKKNLIDIICNTFECRFDKEHIIHFYRSYKTNIQLQDEVANLLIKFKSLGIKQFVITNGIKEVQEYKIKKLELDKLIDDYAVGEGEYRKPNTYYFIKFLEKYKQEQGGRVSIEFL; encoded by the coding sequence ATGATTAAACATCGCGCTATATTTTATGACTTGGACAACACGCTTTATCCTCAAATCCTTGACGTAAGACAGCGAGTTTCTGCCTGTGCGCAGAAGTTTTTTCCAGAGAACTCTAATGAAGTTGAAAATTTTTGGCTTAAAGAGTGGCAGAACAATGAACCAAAGAAAAATCTAATAGACATAATATGTAATACTTTTGAATGTAGATTTGATAAGGAACACATAATTCATTTCTATAGAAGCTATAAAACTAACATACAACTTCAAGATGAAGTTGCAAACTTATTAATTAAGTTTAAAAGCTTGGGTATAAAACAGTTTGTCATAACAAATGGTATAAAGGAGGTGCAAGAATATAAAATAAAGAAGTTAGAACTCGACAAACTGATAGATGATTATGCAGTGGGAGAAGGAGAATACAGAAAGCCCAATACTTACTACTTTATAAAATTTCTTGAAAA